In Enterobacter cloacae, the following are encoded in one genomic region:
- a CDS encoding tRNA pseudouridine(65) synthase TruC gives MMLEILYQDEWLVAVNKPSGWLVHRSWLDRDEKVVVMQTVRDQIGQHVFTAHRLDRPTSGVLLMGLSSEAGRLLAQQFEQHQIQKRYHAIVRGWLTETARLDYPLVEELDKIADKFARDDKGPQPAVTDYRGMATTEMPVATSKFPTTRYSLVELLPKTGRKHQLRRHLKHLRHPIIGDSKHGDLRQNRSAAEHFGCDRLMLHASELSLTHPFTGEPLTIRAGLDDIWMQALSQFGWLGQLPENERVEFVPGSVQDEQQAQ, from the coding sequence ATGATGCTTGAGATCCTCTATCAGGATGAGTGGCTGGTGGCGGTGAATAAACCGTCAGGCTGGCTGGTACACCGTAGCTGGCTGGATCGCGACGAGAAAGTGGTGGTGATGCAAACCGTGCGTGACCAGATTGGTCAGCATGTTTTTACCGCACACCGGCTGGACAGACCGACATCCGGCGTACTGTTGATGGGGCTTTCCAGCGAAGCGGGCCGCCTGTTGGCGCAGCAGTTTGAACAGCATCAGATCCAGAAACGCTACCACGCGATTGTGCGCGGCTGGCTGACGGAGACTGCCCGGCTTGATTATCCGCTGGTGGAAGAGCTGGACAAAATTGCCGATAAATTTGCCCGTGATGACAAAGGCCCGCAGCCCGCCGTGACGGATTATCGCGGCATGGCAACAACAGAAATGCCGGTGGCTACCAGTAAATTCCCCACCACCCGCTATAGTCTGGTTGAGCTTTTGCCCAAAACCGGGCGCAAACATCAGCTCCGCCGTCACCTGAAACATCTTCGCCATCCGATTATTGGCGACAGCAAGCACGGCGATCTGCGCCAGAACCGTAGCGCGGCAGAGCATTTTGGCTGCGATCGTCTGATGCTGCATGCAAGCGAACTGAGCCTGACACACCCGTTTACCGGCGAACCCCTGACCATTCGGGCAGGGCTGGACGACATCTGGATGCAGGCACTGTCACAGTTTGGCTGGCTGGGGCAACTCCCCGAAAATGAAAGGGTTGAGTTTGTACCGGGCAGCGTTCAGGATGAACAGCAAGCGCAATAA